The following are encoded together in the Streptomyces rapamycinicus NRRL 5491 genome:
- a CDS encoding DNA sulfur modification protein DndB — translation MSITVDPLRLTKPQDSSTYLAIKTPQGGRTVYSVRVPLLDLPTILPVPDPNNVDKDNRKVDRLHAKHFGEYLDAKQDWVAPALLARDGGGCVFEKVDDQGAVGYLTVPWAIGGISSLRTIDGQHRVLGVAIEKQRITDAISSVDREMARKVSSDKLAKLEAEREKLIGQMSRLKAEYVGLDIYVEPDPIKAQQMFVDVADNAKGISSAVRARFDSYKVANRTLSDVIDHPLLKGRVDAEQDRMTLKNPNFMGAKHVADITRSVIAGAGGRISKKAEQTLTDGEVIEQVKDFLDVISNAFTALAALTEDDPEVERQPGELTMAQEVRRSSLLGSVGMLRVLGGVFRELRAGDNPVELDDITAFFKRLDSHMAAPVSEASVWRTSAANVDFEPNAAAPIMRTQNIVHLVGVIAGWYKKAPASL, via the coding sequence ATGAGCATCACCGTCGATCCTCTGCGACTGACGAAGCCGCAGGATTCCAGCACCTACCTCGCCATCAAGACTCCGCAGGGCGGCCGCACCGTCTATAGCGTGCGTGTCCCTCTTCTCGACCTCCCGACGATCCTTCCTGTCCCGGACCCGAACAATGTCGACAAGGACAACCGCAAGGTCGATCGTCTCCACGCCAAGCACTTCGGGGAGTACCTCGACGCCAAGCAGGACTGGGTAGCCCCCGCTCTCCTGGCCCGAGACGGTGGTGGCTGTGTTTTCGAGAAGGTGGACGATCAGGGTGCCGTCGGCTACCTCACCGTTCCGTGGGCCATCGGCGGCATCTCCTCCCTGCGGACCATTGATGGCCAGCACCGTGTGCTCGGCGTTGCGATCGAGAAGCAGCGCATCACCGACGCCATCTCCTCCGTCGACCGTGAGATGGCCCGCAAGGTCAGCTCGGACAAGCTCGCCAAGCTCGAGGCCGAGCGCGAGAAGCTCATCGGACAGATGAGCCGTCTGAAGGCCGAGTACGTCGGTCTGGACATCTACGTCGAGCCAGACCCGATCAAGGCCCAGCAGATGTTCGTGGACGTCGCCGACAACGCCAAGGGCATCAGTAGCGCCGTCCGCGCCCGCTTTGACAGCTACAAGGTCGCTAACCGAACCCTGTCCGACGTTATCGACCACCCGCTGCTGAAAGGCCGGGTCGATGCGGAGCAGGACCGCATGACGCTCAAGAACCCCAATTTCATGGGTGCCAAGCATGTTGCCGACATCACGCGGTCCGTCATCGCCGGCGCTGGTGGTCGGATCAGCAAGAAGGCTGAGCAGACTCTCACGGACGGCGAAGTGATCGAACAGGTCAAGGACTTCCTTGACGTCATCTCCAATGCCTTCACCGCCCTCGCCGCCCTTACCGAGGACGACCCCGAGGTGGAGCGTCAACCTGGGGAGCTCACCATGGCGCAGGAAGTGCGCCGCTCCTCGCTCCTCGGCTCGGTGGGCATGCTTCGCGTCCTCGGGGGCGTCTTCCGCGAGTTGCGGGCGGGCGACAATCCGGTGGAGCTCGATGACATCACGGCCTTTTTCAAGCGCCTTGACTCGCATATGGCCGCCCCGGTCTCTGAGGCCAGCGTCTGGCGTACCTCCGCGGCGAACGTTGACTTCGAGCCGAATGCTGCTGCGCCGATCATGCGGACCCAGAACATCGTCCACCTGGTGGGAGTCATCGCTGGCTGGTACAAGAAGGCCCCCGCCTCCCTGTAG
- a CDS encoding dynamin family protein yields the protein MDVRPRLLDALTSLRDRVDAARFPLPLPGADRARRSRAELLAQLDDYLVPRLRAPEAPLLAVIGGSTGAGKSTLVNSLVGRRVTEAGVLRPTTRTPVLVCHPDDHPWFAGQRVLPRLTRVWVPAQGERAESAYDEEGRAQEGPAALRVETDPGLARGLALLDAPDIDSLVARNRDLAAELICAADIWVLVTTATRYGDAVPWHLLRTAKEYDVTLVTVLDRVPHQLAAEVSRQYAGLLTAAGLGDVPRFTIPELPESAGGGSGLLPATAVAALRAWLTQHAQDPYARTVAAARTAAGTLASLRARMPALAGAAAAQHAAAVRLIQRVEGAYGEAGERVRREIAQGAALAGGALTHWHGLPHGSAPDELLTALTDSLATLLRSAAATADERVAEAGRQDPAARVGLAPCDPRGAAERIGVAVRHWRRCAEELAEEEARARIAERGGSCVPEEIAALLAASLLGGRRARKAGEKLAETLGAHAALRLGDRGGRLLDGCVTRAMRAERDRVLAPLDALDMSPEHQVELIAALSVLQKER from the coding sequence TTGGACGTACGGCCCCGGCTGCTCGACGCGCTGACCTCACTGCGTGACCGTGTCGATGCCGCTCGGTTTCCGCTCCCCCTTCCCGGCGCCGACCGCGCTCGCCGTAGCCGTGCCGAGCTGCTCGCTCAACTGGACGACTACCTCGTGCCCCGGTTGCGCGCCCCCGAAGCGCCCCTCCTGGCGGTAATCGGGGGATCGACGGGCGCGGGCAAGTCCACCCTCGTCAATTCGCTGGTCGGCCGACGAGTCACCGAGGCCGGTGTGTTGCGGCCCACAACGCGTACGCCGGTGCTGGTGTGCCACCCCGACGATCACCCCTGGTTCGCCGGTCAGCGGGTGCTGCCGCGGCTCACCCGGGTGTGGGTGCCGGCGCAGGGGGAGCGGGCGGAGAGCGCGTACGACGAGGAGGGGCGGGCGCAAGAGGGGCCGGCGGCGCTGCGGGTGGAGACCGACCCGGGGCTCGCGCGGGGGCTCGCCCTGCTCGACGCGCCCGACATCGACTCGCTGGTCGCGCGGAACCGCGATCTGGCCGCGGAACTGATCTGCGCCGCCGACATCTGGGTGCTCGTCACCACCGCCACCCGTTACGGCGACGCCGTCCCCTGGCATCTGCTGCGGACCGCCAAGGAGTACGACGTCACCCTCGTCACCGTCCTCGACCGGGTGCCGCACCAGCTGGCCGCCGAGGTCTCGCGGCAGTACGCCGGGCTCCTTACGGCGGCCGGGCTGGGCGATGTCCCGCGCTTCACCATCCCCGAGCTCCCCGAATCCGCGGGCGGCGGCAGCGGGCTGCTCCCGGCCACCGCCGTCGCCGCCCTGCGGGCCTGGCTCACCCAGCACGCACAGGATCCGTACGCCCGTACCGTCGCCGCCGCCCGTACGGCCGCCGGAACGCTCGCCTCGCTGCGCGCCCGGATGCCCGCCCTGGCCGGGGCCGCGGCGGCGCAGCACGCGGCCGCGGTGCGGCTGATCCAGCGGGTCGAGGGCGCGTACGGGGAGGCCGGGGAGCGGGTGCGGCGCGAGATCGCGCAGGGGGCGGCGCTCGCGGGCGGTGCGCTCACCCACTGGCACGGGCTGCCGCACGGCAGCGCCCCCGATGAGCTCCTTACGGCTCTCACCGACTCCCTGGCCACCCTGCTGCGCAGCGCGGCCGCCACGGCCGACGAACGGGTCGCGGAGGCCGGGAGGCAGGACCCGGCCGCGCGGGTCGGGCTCGCGCCCTGCGATCCGCGCGGCGCCGCCGAGCGGATCGGCGTGGCCGTACGGCACTGGCGGCGCTGCGCCGAGGAGCTGGCCGAGGAGGAGGCCCGGGCCCGGATCGCCGAACGCGGGGGCAGCTGCGTGCCCGAGGAGATCGCCGCCCTGCTCGCCGCGTCCCTCCTGGGCGGGCGCCGCGCCCGTAAGGCGGGCGAGAAGCTCGCCGAGACCCTGGGCGCGCATGCGGCGCTGCGCCTGGGCGACCGCGGCGGACGGCTGCTCGACGGCTGTGTCACCCGCGCCATGCGGGCGGAGCGCGACCGCGTGCTCGCCCCTCTGGACGCCCTGGACATGTCCCCGGAACACCAGGTCGAGCTGATCGCCGCGCTGTCCGTACTGCAGAAGGAGAGGTGA